The proteins below come from a single Nitrospira sp. genomic window:
- a CDS encoding phosphodiester glycosidase family protein, whose translation MMNDRGRKEASSHRRRDTLCRGLMLCWLTALLPVQPVVAHSIPWERLTTGMQVAVWNPIETCPQVPALLMLQVDPERFRFSVHQFRDEGLRSPISIHDWQQRTDAYVLFNAGLFREDYSYLGVLLKEGRSLGSKKHHSWQGLFAAEPTDRTLRKARVFDLAFDAFTEDPPLYREAAQSLMLFDRTGKLRVRDSGKRAFQTVVAEDGQGAILVIKTVDVVSLHHLADCLHRQLPQLQQAMAMDGGASSDIIASPDLLHASQETASQAAWRSLLAGSTGVHIPLPTVIGISPRTPGRVGAAAEPPRAPRKP comes from the coding sequence TGATGAACGATCGCGGCCGGAAGGAAGCCTCATCCCATCGCAGGAGAGACACGCTGTGCCGTGGCCTGATGCTCTGCTGGCTGACCGCCCTGCTGCCGGTTCAACCGGTGGTCGCCCACTCCATCCCCTGGGAACGATTGACCACCGGCATGCAGGTGGCGGTCTGGAACCCCATTGAAACCTGCCCGCAGGTGCCCGCGTTGCTTATGCTCCAGGTTGACCCGGAACGGTTCCGGTTTTCCGTCCATCAATTTCGTGACGAGGGCCTCCGGTCCCCCATCTCGATCCATGATTGGCAGCAACGCACCGACGCCTACGTCCTGTTCAATGCAGGATTGTTTCGTGAAGACTATTCCTACTTAGGCGTCTTGCTCAAAGAAGGCCGATCGCTCGGAAGCAAGAAACACCATTCCTGGCAGGGACTGTTTGCAGCGGAACCCACCGACCGGACACTTCGAAAAGCACGCGTCTTCGACCTGGCCTTCGACGCGTTCACCGAAGATCCGCCGCTCTACCGTGAAGCCGCGCAATCATTGATGTTGTTCGACAGGACCGGAAAACTTCGAGTACGAGACAGCGGGAAGCGGGCGTTTCAAACGGTGGTGGCTGAAGATGGGCAAGGCGCCATTCTTGTGATCAAGACCGTGGATGTCGTCTCGCTCCATCACTTAGCCGACTGCCTGCACCGGCAACTGCCGCAACTTCAGCAGGCGATGGCCATGGATGGCGGCGCCTCATCCGATATCATCGCCAGTCCGGACCTGCTCCATGCTTCTCAGGAAACCGCCTCCCAAGCGGCCTGGCGCTCGCTATTGGCGGGAAGCACGGGCGTGCATATTCCCCTGCCA